TGGCCGATGCGGTCGGTGGGGCCGAACGCGGCGTCGCCGACGCGCTCCATCGACAGCTTCTCCGGCGCATACGAGAGGTTCTTCGACACGGTGTCGAGGATCGTGTAGTCCTCGCCGCGGCGAAGACGCAGGGTGACGGTGCCGCTGATGGCAGAGCCCACCCACCGCTGGATCGACTCGCGCAGCATGAACGACTGCGGCTCCAACCAGCGCCCCTCGTACATGAGGCGTCCGAGACGGCGACCCTGCTCGTGGTAGGTCGCCAGGGTGTCTTCGTTCAGGATGCCGTTGACCAGGCGCTCGTAGGCGATGAACAGCAGCGCCATACCCGGCGCCTCGTAAATGCCGCGGGACTTTGCCTCGATGATGCGGTTCTCGATCTGGTCGCTCATGCCCAGGCCGTGACGGCCGCCGATGGTGTTCGCCTCACGCACGAGCGCCACCGCATCGGTGTACTCGACGCCGTTGATCGCGACCGGTCGTCCGGCCTCGAACGTGATCGAGACGTCCTCCGTCGCGATCTCCACGGACGGGTCCCAGAAGCGCACGCCCATGATCGGGTCGACGATCTCGAGCGAGACGTCGAGGTGCTCGAGGGTCTTCGCCTCGTGGGTCGCACCCCAGATGTTGGCATCGGTGGAGTATGCCTTCTCGACCGAGTCGCGGTACGGGAACTCGTGGGCGACGAGCCACTCGCTCATCTCTTTTCGACCACCCAGCTCGGTGACGAAATCGGCATCCAGCCAGGGCTTGTAGATGCGCAGCGCCGGATTGGCGAGCAGGCCGTAGCGGTAGAAGCGCTCGATGTCGTTGCCCTTGTACGTCGAGCCGTCGCCCCAGATGTCGACGCCATCTTCCTTCATCGCGCGCACCAGCAGAGTGCCGGTGACGGCGCGGCCGATCGGCGTGGTGTTGAAGTAGGTGCGCCCGCCCGAGCGGATGTGGAACGCGCCGCACGCCAGCGCCACCAGACCCTCCTCGACCATCAGAGGCTTGCAGTCGATGAGGCGCGACTTCTCGGCGCCGTACTGCAGGGCGCGACCGGGGATCGCATCGATGTCGTCTTCGTCGTACTGTCCCAGGTCACCGGTGTAGGTGTACGGGACGGCGCCCTTGTCGCGCATCCACGCGACGGCGACCGAGGTATCGAGACCTCCGGAGAAGGCGATGCCGACGCGCTCGCCGACGGGCAGGGACTGAAGGACCTTCGACATGGAACCTCAGTCTACTGAGGGGCGGCGGTGCAACCTGCGGGTGCGGGCTCTCACGGCCGCGGGGGTCACCGGATTCGCATAGCCACGCATCCATCCACTACGTTCTGCCCGTGCCGTTCGACCTGACGTTCCAGAACACCGGCACCGGCTTCCTCACCGTCTCGGAACTCACGACACGCTTCCGGCGCAGCTGAACTACCTGGCGACGCCGGCGCCCGTGTTCACGAAGCAGGCCGACGGTCTTCTCTCCGACA
The DNA window shown above is from Microbacterium laevaniformans and carries:
- the argG gene encoding argininosuccinate synthase, with product MSKVLQSLPVGERVGIAFSGGLDTSVAVAWMRDKGAVPYTYTGDLGQYDEDDIDAIPGRALQYGAEKSRLIDCKPLMVEEGLVALACGAFHIRSGGRTYFNTTPIGRAVTGTLLVRAMKEDGVDIWGDGSTYKGNDIERFYRYGLLANPALRIYKPWLDADFVTELGGRKEMSEWLVAHEFPYRDSVEKAYSTDANIWGATHEAKTLEHLDVSLEIVDPIMGVRFWDPSVEIATEDVSITFEAGRPVAINGVEYTDAVALVREANTIGGRHGLGMSDQIENRIIEAKSRGIYEAPGMALLFIAYERLVNGILNEDTLATYHEQGRRLGRLMYEGRWLEPQSFMLRESIQRWVGSAISGTVTLRLRRGEDYTILDTVSKNLSYAPEKLSMERVGDAAFGPTDRIGQLTMRNLDIADSRARLEQYAGLGLIGGATAELVGELASGESAGITGHVAPFDEAREQLAEAVDEASESASFDFGAD